A region from the Kineothrix sp. IPX-CK genome encodes:
- a CDS encoding DUF5688 family protein: MAYEYDHDCPFEAFITNLGKYNEGELVGEWVKFPTTSEELQKVFERIGIGSKDDFGNPYEEWFISDYDCYVDGLYEKLGEYENLDELNYLASKLDELDDHDYNHFQAAMQISDYTGSIKDVINLIDNLDKYEIYPGVESNADLGHYYIEELGMMEVPDYLADYIDYEAYGRDVAINEMGQFTDYGYVRDTQESFTEYYDGDRENIPDEYRVMDFMVSDEKERKTMNYETFKQEFAEDIKEKLYERDYDDVRISFNNVEKTNQNYEAMSVVPEGNNVGVNFNIENAFASYEHTDDYAGVLASATMVIAVI, from the coding sequence ATGGCATATGAATATGACCATGACTGTCCGTTTGAAGCCTTCATCACCAATCTTGGAAAATACAACGAGGGTGAGTTGGTCGGCGAATGGGTGAAGTTTCCCACCACATCAGAAGAACTGCAAAAAGTATTTGAACGAATTGGAATCGGCTCAAAAGATGATTTCGGTAATCCTTATGAAGAATGGTTCATTAGTGATTATGACTGTTATGTTGATGGGCTGTATGAAAAGCTGGGAGAATATGAAAACCTGGATGAACTCAATTATCTGGCTTCCAAGCTCGATGAGCTGGATGATCATGATTATAACCATTTTCAGGCGGCAATGCAGATCAGTGATTATACAGGCAGCATTAAAGATGTGATCAATCTTATTGATAACCTGGATAAGTATGAAATTTATCCGGGAGTAGAAAGCAATGCTGATCTGGGACATTACTATATCGAAGAACTCGGTATGATGGAAGTTCCGGATTATCTTGCTGATTACATTGATTATGAGGCCTACGGCAGAGATGTGGCCATTAACGAAATGGGACAGTTTACAGATTATGGATATGTGAGAGATACACAGGAATCTTTTACAGAATATTACGATGGAGACCGTGAGAACATCCCAGATGAATACAGGGTTATGGATTTTATGGTTTCTGATGAGAAAGAGAGGAAAACTATGAATTACGAAACATTTAAGCAGGAATTTGCAGAGGATATCAAAGAAAAGCTCTATGAGAGAGACTATGATGATGTAAGGATCAGCTTCAATAATGTGGAGAAGACAAATCAGAATTATGAAGCTATGTCGGTTGTTCCGGAAGGCAACAATGTGGGTGTCAATTTCAATATTGAGAATGCCTTTGCAAGCTATGAGCACACGGATGATTATGCCGGAGTGCTTGCCAGTGCAACAATGGTCATTGCTGTAATCTGA
- a CDS encoding LytR/AlgR family response regulator transcription factor has protein sequence MITIAIVEDEEAYAKQLTEYIEKYQRESGKSIRVIRFSDGDEIVEKYTGEYDIILMDIQMKFMDGMSAAEAIRKRDTKVVIMFITNMTNYAIRGYEVDAMDYVLKPVSYFAFSQKLDRAIKRIPHKAGNPVIVNTADGIVRTDTSSIYYIESEGHNLIYHTTDGEIKERAKMQDAEEKFVPLGFFRSNKGYLVNLEYVDGVKDGCCIIKGEALLISRARRNDFMTALTQYMGEH, from the coding sequence ATGATTACGATAGCTATTGTGGAAGATGAAGAGGCTTATGCAAAGCAGCTGACAGAATATATAGAAAAATATCAGAGAGAATCCGGGAAGAGTATAAGAGTAATTCGTTTTTCGGACGGAGATGAGATTGTAGAAAAATATACAGGCGAATATGATATTATTCTGATGGACATTCAGATGAAATTTATGGATGGAATGTCTGCGGCGGAAGCGATCCGGAAGCGGGATACCAAAGTCGTGATCATGTTTATCACAAATATGACAAATTATGCGATCCGCGGATATGAAGTGGATGCCATGGATTATGTGCTGAAACCGGTGTCGTATTTTGCTTTTTCCCAGAAATTGGATCGGGCTATTAAGCGGATTCCACACAAGGCAGGGAATCCGGTTATCGTAAATACCGCGGACGGTATTGTCAGGACGGATACGTCTTCCATTTACTATATTGAGAGTGAAGGGCACAATCTGATCTATCATACCACAGACGGTGAGATCAAAGAGAGAGCCAAAATGCAGGATGCAGAGGAAAAATTTGTTCCGCTGGGATTTTTCCGGAGTAATAAAGGATATCTTGTAAATCTTGAATATGTGGATGGCGTAAAGGACGGCTGCTGTATAATAAAGGGAGAAGCCCTTTTGATCAGCAGAGCCAGAAGAAATGATTTTATGACAGCATTGACACAATACATGGGAGAACACTAA
- a CDS encoding ATP-binding protein — protein sequence MIGEVLTDDYQNIPRYYTALAEWICCMLPCFFYPRKVGKARFAIAALCTLILMTVWLVWTGDVPIQVWLLCVLLPVGMMFCLLYFTIDISEKMVLYCCMKAFLSAEFMASLEWQLEYFVHNGREKRDFPNWIILILVYGTVAGIYWVIDKRMKRGDTELEVGNKELFSTLLIVACAYTISNLSFVYQNTPFSGTILSDIFTIRTLSDCAGHAILYAYQSLRYEVSAEKELSKIQSMLTAQYDSYRNYQEVTDLINMKYHDLKHQIAGLRAEQDPQKRSLWIDQMEGELAAYQPERQTGNQVLDGVLDGKMPLMHNYQIEFTCVADGSLLKFMHVTDICTIFGNALDNAIEHVLLILDPEKRIIHMEVSARKQFVYAEIRNYCNQDVTIRNGFPITTKKDAKNHGFGIKSISYTVKKYNGTVQFGVKDHFFSIRILIPKE from the coding sequence ATGATAGGAGAAGTACTGACGGACGATTATCAGAATATTCCACGATATTATACCGCTTTGGCGGAGTGGATCTGCTGCATGCTGCCGTGCTTTTTTTATCCGAGAAAAGTAGGCAAGGCACGTTTTGCAATTGCGGCACTGTGCACATTGATCTTGATGACGGTGTGGCTTGTGTGGACGGGAGATGTTCCGATCCAAGTATGGCTGTTATGTGTACTGCTCCCGGTGGGAATGATGTTTTGTCTGTTGTATTTTACAATAGATATTTCCGAGAAGATGGTGCTTTATTGTTGCATGAAGGCCTTTTTGTCGGCAGAATTTATGGCATCTCTGGAATGGCAGCTGGAATATTTTGTTCATAACGGAAGAGAGAAAAGAGATTTCCCGAACTGGATTATTCTGATCCTGGTCTATGGTACGGTGGCAGGAATATACTGGGTAATCGATAAACGGATGAAGCGAGGGGACACGGAATTGGAAGTGGGGAATAAGGAGTTGTTCAGTACCCTGTTGATCGTTGCCTGTGCGTACACCATCAGCAATCTGAGTTTTGTATACCAGAACACGCCGTTCAGCGGAACGATTCTGTCGGATATATTTACCATTCGTACGTTATCGGACTGTGCCGGTCATGCAATTCTATATGCATATCAAAGTCTGAGATACGAGGTAAGTGCGGAGAAGGAACTGTCAAAGATTCAGAGCATGCTGACGGCACAATACGACAGTTACCGCAATTATCAGGAGGTAACAGACCTGATCAATATGAAATATCATGATCTGAAACATCAGATTGCAGGACTTCGGGCAGAACAGGATCCGCAAAAACGTTCTCTCTGGATCGATCAAATGGAGGGAGAGCTTGCGGCATATCAACCGGAGAGACAGACGGGAAATCAGGTACTGGACGGAGTGCTGGACGGGAAAATGCCGCTGATGCATAATTATCAGATAGAATTTACCTGCGTGGCAGACGGAAGCCTTTTGAAATTTATGCATGTGACGGACATCTGCACCATCTTCGGAAATGCGCTGGACAATGCAATAGAGCATGTGCTCCTGATCCTGGATCCGGAGAAACGAATCATTCACATGGAGGTATCGGCGAGAAAACAGTTTGTATATGCGGAAATCAGGAATTATTGCAACCAGGATGTGACGATCCGAAACGGATTTCCGATCACGACAAAAAAGGATGCAAAAAACCATGGCTTTGGAATCAAAAGCATCAGTTATACCGTAAAAAAGTATAACGGAACCGTGCAGTTTGGGGTAAAGGATCATTTCTTTTCCATCAGGATTCTGATTCCGAAAGAATAA
- a CDS encoding glycoside hydrolase family 3 C-terminal domain-containing protein codes for MRHEDLIKQMTAKQKVAFLTGKNEWESREYPQFGIPGLFFSDGPSGVRKQEGAGDHLGLNPSVPATCFPSPSTLANSWEEQLEEKVGEALGREAVLQNIHVLLAPGLNIKRNPLCGRNFEYFSEDPYLSGKMAAAAIRGIQKNGVGACAKHFAVNSQEERRMALNAKLDEKTLRELYLTGFEIAVEEGHPQAVMSAYNEINGIYANENEFLLTQILRKEWGFDGFVVTDWGGGNDFTEGVKSGSTLQMPGCGLDSARELLQALEDGKITEEQIDERVDELLDAALTIPKKVAEKRQQLENPVKVYSENHKIAEEAAEKSAVLLKNEDAILPLKQDRKIAIIGDFAFEPRYQGAGSSCVRAIGVETIVDLADKMGLPIVGAARGYQRNGKEDKKREKEALELAEQADIVLYFLGLAESLETEGKDRKDINIAQNQIQLLHELARKNPNIVAVLSTGSMVNTWWKGDCKAILLDGLAGEAGAGAVWKLLTGECNPSGKLTETWLRSYEDTPSYPDYPAKERDLVYKEGIFVGYRYFDKNQIPVSYPFGYGLSYTTFAYRDLRTDENGIRLYVKNTGPREGSEIVQMYISLPESRIVRPEKELKGFYKVHLLPGEEKEVAIPFDDKTFRFFCERCGKWKTEKGTYQILVGASSQDIRLKSSVFVEGTRTETEESEDLRQDKQNSLKKEDKKGNSAKRILLNRNDPLSSMIYARNPVARLIAHGMKRKIDRAEKEGQPVDLNTLFRYNMPFRAIAKMTEGMVSMKMVDSMLKMINGHFCSGLCSLVKEFFRNQKANKAYEKELKQNI; via the coding sequence ATGCGGCACGAAGACCTGATAAAACAGATGACAGCAAAGCAAAAGGTCGCGTTTTTAACCGGAAAAAATGAATGGGAATCCAGAGAATATCCGCAGTTTGGAATTCCCGGTCTCTTTTTCTCTGACGGGCCGAGCGGTGTGCGAAAGCAGGAAGGCGCGGGAGATCACCTAGGACTGAATCCTTCGGTTCCGGCAACCTGTTTCCCGTCTCCGTCCACACTGGCCAACAGCTGGGAGGAACAGTTGGAGGAAAAAGTCGGAGAGGCTTTGGGCAGAGAAGCCGTATTGCAAAACATTCACGTTTTACTTGCGCCGGGACTCAATATAAAGAGGAATCCGTTGTGCGGAAGAAATTTTGAATATTTTTCGGAAGATCCGTACTTATCCGGAAAAATGGCTGCAGCAGCCATAAGAGGAATTCAAAAAAACGGCGTCGGGGCATGCGCAAAACATTTTGCCGTGAACAGCCAGGAAGAACGGCGTATGGCGCTGAATGCGAAACTGGACGAAAAAACTTTGCGGGAATTGTATCTGACGGGATTTGAAATTGCCGTAGAAGAAGGTCACCCACAGGCGGTCATGTCAGCATACAATGAGATAAACGGCATTTATGCAAATGAAAATGAATTCCTGTTAACGCAGATTTTAAGAAAAGAATGGGGATTTGACGGATTTGTAGTGACAGACTGGGGCGGCGGAAACGATTTTACGGAAGGCGTAAAAAGCGGATCTACTCTTCAGATGCCGGGATGTGGACTGGACAGTGCCAGAGAATTGTTGCAGGCTCTTGAGGACGGAAAGATCACGGAAGAACAAATAGATGAGCGCGTGGATGAATTGCTGGATGCCGCATTGACAATACCAAAGAAGGTCGCGGAAAAAAGACAGCAGTTGGAAAATCCGGTGAAGGTTTATTCCGAGAATCATAAAATAGCGGAGGAAGCAGCGGAGAAAAGTGCTGTTTTGCTGAAAAATGAGGATGCAATCCTTCCTTTAAAGCAAGACCGGAAAATAGCGATCATCGGAGATTTTGCTTTTGAACCGAGGTATCAGGGAGCCGGATCCTCCTGTGTAAGAGCAATCGGGGTGGAAACGATCGTCGACCTTGCCGATAAAATGGGACTTCCTATCGTAGGAGCGGCGAGAGGCTATCAGAGAAACGGAAAAGAAGATAAAAAGCGGGAAAAAGAAGCGCTGGAGCTGGCCGAGCAGGCGGATATCGTATTGTATTTTCTGGGTCTTGCGGAATCCCTGGAGACGGAGGGCAAGGACAGAAAGGATATCAATATCGCACAGAACCAGATACAATTGCTTCACGAATTAGCTCGTAAAAATCCCAATATAGTGGCGGTGCTCAGTACAGGAAGCATGGTAAATACCTGGTGGAAAGGAGACTGTAAGGCAATTTTGCTGGATGGACTTGCCGGAGAAGCGGGAGCCGGAGCTGTGTGGAAATTGCTGACCGGTGAATGCAATCCATCCGGAAAATTAACCGAGACCTGGCTGAGAAGCTATGAAGATACGCCGTCCTATCCGGATTATCCGGCAAAGGAACGTGATCTGGTATATAAAGAAGGAATTTTTGTCGGCTATCGCTATTTTGACAAAAACCAAATACCGGTGTCGTACCCCTTCGGCTACGGACTGTCCTATACCACATTTGCGTACAGAGATCTCAGGACAGACGAAAACGGAATCCGATTATATGTAAAAAACACGGGACCAAGAGAAGGAAGTGAGATCGTTCAGATGTACATAAGTCTTCCGGAAAGCCGGATCGTGAGACCGGAGAAGGAATTAAAAGGATTTTACAAAGTACACTTGCTTCCGGGTGAGGAAAAAGAGGTTGCGATTCCTTTTGACGATAAGACCTTCCGCTTCTTCTGTGAGAGATGTGGGAAGTGGAAGACGGAGAAAGGCACCTATCAGATTCTGGTGGGAGCAAGCAGCCAGGACATTCGCCTGAAATCCTCCGTCTTCGTGGAAGGAACCCGGACAGAGACGGAAGAAAGCGAGGACTTGCGGCAGGATAAGCAAAATAGCCTCAAAAAAGAAGACAAAAAGGGAAATTCTGCAAAAAGAATTCTGCTAAACAGAAATGATCCGCTATCAAGCATGATTTATGCGAGAAATCCTGTGGCAAGGCTGATTGCCCATGGTATGAAAAGAAAGATCGACAGAGCGGAAAAGGAGGGACAGCCTGTTGACTTAAATACCCTGTTCCGCTATAATATGCCGTTTCGGGCGATTGCAAAGATGACGGAAGGCATGGTATCCATGAAAATGGTAGACAGTATGCTAAAGATGATAAACGGTCATTTTTGTTCCGGTTTATGTTCATTGGTAAAAGAGTTCTTCAGAAATCAAAAAGCAAATAAAGCGTATGAAAAAGAACTGAAGCAAAATATATAA
- a CDS encoding glycoside hydrolase family 3 protein, whose product MKKKEAKGVWKALSLGLSLLLAVSAAGTDAVFTWQNTITRYMGTTTGSVTGADGDNNFVSDYSSIEDLLAAKRDLCIQIGEEGCVLLKNENDALPINKTDKISLFGRNSTDFVVGLSAGGGKISGDDDLKTVFDSVGVSINETLWNYYTSSEEGKRRSSEQIKIGEIDPASYPSDVKASYSEYSDAAFVVISRNFGEGHDAPTDPAAILDGDGTHYALQLQEKERAVIEEAKKCSDKVIVIINSDNVMEIGELKDDPEIDAILQVGGTGVYGLYGVANVITGETSPSGHLVDTYAYSNFSSPASQNYGDFSFSNYDHTYVVYQEGIYVGYKYYETRYEDAVMGQGNAVSAAGAVNSEGDWNYQQEIVYPFGYGLSYTEFTQKITDVSWDTENRTVTVTVDVKNIGDYDGKSVVELYAQTPYTEYDKENKVEKASVQLVGYGKTQTLAAGTGEETVTITVNMDHLASYDYTGAGTYILDYGTYYFAIGNGSHEAANNILAAKGYTTADGMDAEGDAQKAVTYEYTGSGEVDAQTCSTSSYTGAEITNQLESVDLNYYGEDLVTYLSRSDWSGTWSGPISLSATDQMQQLLSDGSSYSVETTDNDLSNVKEGVNYASTATNVNFYELYGKDYDDPIWEDALNQLTLDEMTRIVGLANSGTISSINMPEYLQFDGPLGIVGSYETDKIEYAVSATMYPTEPMWASTYNHELALEIGKMYGNDGLWTGYQCVWGPGCDTHRTPFCGRNAEYFSEDGVIAYYFAKEMSEGSIEYGLSCGPKHFVLNDQEVNRGEVATFANEQAIREIYLRAFEGPMAAGKALDAMCGKNHMGCMPASALESLLRNIVQDEWGFKGAIISDSSEEKNSSGAFAVVAGLTEFDTMTKAYISGSGSLTPEKISSDATLFTAVREACHRNLYLFANTSLTNNLSSDTVVANQMTWYQITMIIITIVIAVLLAGAVAMQLIGKKTRQKEVK is encoded by the coding sequence ATGAAAAAGAAAGAAGCAAAGGGAGTGTGGAAAGCATTAAGTCTGGGCCTCAGCCTGCTGCTTGCAGTATCTGCGGCAGGTACGGATGCTGTTTTTACATGGCAGAACACAATTACCAGATATATGGGAACCACGACAGGAAGTGTAACAGGAGCTGACGGAGATAATAATTTCGTGTCAGACTATTCCAGCATTGAAGACCTGCTGGCAGCAAAAAGGGATCTGTGTATACAGATCGGAGAAGAGGGCTGTGTATTATTAAAGAATGAAAATGATGCACTTCCTATCAACAAGACGGATAAGATCAGTCTCTTTGGAAGAAACAGTACCGACTTTGTAGTGGGATTGTCTGCCGGCGGCGGAAAAATATCAGGAGATGATGATTTGAAGACCGTATTTGATTCCGTAGGCGTCTCCATCAATGAGACTCTTTGGAATTATTACACCAGCAGCGAGGAAGGCAAGAGAAGATCTTCAGAGCAGATCAAGATTGGTGAAATCGATCCGGCTTCCTATCCTTCCGATGTAAAGGCAAGTTATTCGGAATACAGTGATGCGGCATTTGTGGTAATCTCCAGAAACTTCGGAGAGGGACATGATGCACCTACCGATCCTGCGGCAATTCTTGACGGTGACGGCACACACTATGCACTGCAGCTTCAGGAAAAAGAAAGAGCAGTGATCGAGGAAGCTAAGAAATGCTCGGATAAAGTCATCGTTATCATCAACAGTGATAACGTAATGGAAATCGGCGAATTGAAGGATGATCCTGAGATTGATGCGATTCTGCAGGTAGGTGGTACCGGTGTGTATGGTTTGTACGGCGTGGCAAATGTCATTACCGGTGAGACATCTCCTTCCGGACATCTGGTAGATACTTATGCATACAGCAATTTCTCTTCTCCTGCGTCACAGAATTACGGTGACTTCAGCTTCAGCAATTACGATCATACCTATGTGGTATATCAGGAAGGTATTTATGTAGGTTATAAATACTACGAGACAAGATATGAAGATGCAGTCATGGGACAGGGAAATGCAGTGTCTGCGGCAGGTGCTGTGAACAGTGAAGGCGACTGGAACTATCAGCAGGAAATCGTATATCCATTCGGATACGGACTTTCCTATACAGAGTTTACACAGAAAATCACAGATGTATCCTGGGATACGGAGAACAGAACTGTTACGGTAACCGTTGATGTAAAGAACATCGGAGATTACGACGGAAAAAGTGTCGTAGAACTTTATGCACAGACACCTTATACCGAATATGATAAGGAAAATAAGGTGGAAAAAGCATCTGTACAGCTGGTTGGCTACGGCAAGACACAGACACTTGCGGCTGGAACCGGTGAAGAGACCGTTACAATCACAGTCAATATGGATCATCTCGCAAGCTATGATTATACCGGAGCGGGAACTTACATTTTGGATTACGGAACCTATTATTTCGCAATCGGTAATGGATCGCATGAAGCTGCCAATAATATTCTGGCAGCAAAAGGATATACGACAGCAGACGGAATGGATGCCGAAGGAGATGCACAGAAGGCAGTTACCTATGAGTATACCGGAAGCGGAGAAGTGGATGCACAGACCTGTTCAACTTCTTCTTATACAGGAGCAGAAATCACCAATCAGCTGGAGAGCGTAGATCTGAATTACTATGGTGAAGATTTAGTGACCTACTTATCCAGAAGTGACTGGAGCGGAACCTGGAGCGGCCCGATCAGCTTAAGCGCAACCGATCAGATGCAGCAGCTGCTGTCAGACGGATCTTCTTATTCTGTAGAGACCACTGATAATGATCTGTCTAACGTAAAGGAAGGCGTCAACTACGCATCAACCGCAACAAATGTGAATTTCTATGAGTTATACGGAAAAGATTATGATGATCCTATCTGGGAAGATGCATTGAATCAGCTGACACTGGATGAGATGACAAGAATTGTCGGTCTTGCCAACAGTGGAACAATCAGCTCTATCAATATGCCTGAGTATCTGCAGTTTGACGGACCTCTGGGAATCGTAGGAAGTTACGAAACAGATAAGATCGAATATGCCGTATCTGCAACCATGTATCCCACAGAGCCGATGTGGGCAAGCACCTACAATCATGAACTGGCACTTGAGATCGGCAAAATGTACGGAAATGACGGACTGTGGACCGGATATCAGTGTGTATGGGGTCCCGGATGTGATACGCACAGAACACCTTTTTGCGGAAGAAATGCAGAGTATTTCAGTGAAGACGGTGTGATCGCTTATTACTTCGCAAAAGAAATGAGTGAAGGCTCCATCGAATATGGTCTGAGCTGCGGACCTAAGCATTTTGTATTAAACGATCAGGAAGTAAATAGAGGCGAGGTAGCAACCTTTGCCAATGAACAGGCAATACGTGAGATCTATCTGAGAGCATTTGAAGGACCTATGGCAGCAGGAAAAGCACTGGATGCGATGTGCGGTAAGAACCACATGGGTTGTATGCCGGCTTCTGCACTGGAAAGCCTGCTTCGCAATATCGTACAGGATGAATGGGGATTCAAGGGAGCGATCATATCGGATTCCTCCGAAGAGAAAAACAGCAGCGGAGCGTTCGCAGTAGTTGCCGGACTGACAGAATTCGATACCATGACGAAGGCTTATATCAGCGGTTCCGGTTCCCTGACTCCTGAGAAGATCAGCAGCGATGCAACATTATTCACAGCCGTGAGAGAGGCTTGTCACAGAAATCTGTATCTGTTTGCCAATACTTCTCTTACAAACAACTTAAGCAGTGATACCGTTGTAGCCAACCAAATGACCTGGTATCAGATCACAATGATCATTATAACAATTGTAATTGCAGTATTGCTGGCAGGAGCAGTCGCAATGCAGTTGATCGGCAAGAAAACGCGTCAGAAGGAGGTGAAATAA
- a CDS encoding glycoside hydrolase family 2 TIM barrel-domain containing protein, producing the protein MKKIDFNADWEYEVLTNRAEHPGREKITLPHDAMLHEKRTENSPGAQNTGYFEGNDYLYCKSFWVPENWREKHILIEFEGIYRNADIRLNGEQIYCRPNGYMQFLLSLDDRLQYGKENTIEVYVKNSDQPNSRWYSGAGIYRPAWLYVGEKSAVEPENIRITTVKTSPAFVKFEIYAQAPCRITLEIGHGLQDDEVYFITESKDSDECGNVALLIKVENARLWSAENPYLYRYRITAGADVSTGTFGIRELSWDAEKGFCINGVRTILKGACIHHDNGLLGACCYPDAEERKVRLLKETGYNAIRSAHNPCSKALLDACDRLGMLVLDEYTDMWYIHKTRYDYALYMENQWEKDLLDMVNKDYNHPCVVMYSTGNEVAETAQEKGIELTKDMTAYLHRLDRTRPVTCGVNIFFNLLSSMGFGVYSDKKAEDTSPKKKAVGSEFYNRLAGMVGDTFMKMGACLHGCDVKTRDAYENMDIAGYNYGILRYRHDLKKYPKRLILGTETFCRDAAKFYEIAEKHPRILGDFVWAGMDYIGETGVGAWEYEDYAPKNAPKSHWLTAGSGRIDITGKPLGEALYTKVVYEQEKGPFLAVRPVYQTGKHSPSAWKMTDAMESWSFRGCEGKRAEVEVYTRESAAALFLNGRKIAKKKRKKDCRIRFTVPYENGCLKAIVYDEAGEEAGCCELITAGATTCLLMIPEKSTVRPGELLYVRLRYTDEKGILKPMEHHRMQISVTGGKLLGFGNACPCNPEGYLNSYADSYYGEALAIIQAQQADTIVARANDGSLEQEIQVPVISG; encoded by the coding sequence ATGAAGAAAATCGATTTTAATGCGGACTGGGAATATGAGGTGCTGACGAATCGGGCAGAGCATCCGGGCAGGGAAAAAATCACCCTGCCCCACGATGCCATGCTTCATGAGAAGCGGACAGAGAACAGCCCGGGAGCACAAAATACCGGATATTTTGAAGGAAACGACTATTTATACTGCAAATCTTTTTGGGTGCCCGAAAACTGGAGGGAAAAACATATTCTGATCGAGTTTGAGGGCATTTATCGTAATGCGGATATCCGGTTGAACGGAGAACAGATTTACTGCCGCCCAAATGGATACATGCAGTTCCTACTATCGTTGGATGACCGGTTACAGTACGGAAAAGAAAACACCATAGAAGTCTATGTGAAAAATTCCGACCAGCCGAACAGCAGGTGGTACTCCGGAGCCGGCATATACAGACCGGCATGGTTATATGTGGGAGAAAAGAGTGCTGTCGAGCCGGAAAACATCAGGATCACAACTGTGAAAACGTCACCGGCATTTGTGAAATTCGAAATATACGCGCAGGCACCGTGTAGGATCACCCTGGAAATAGGACACGGGCTGCAGGATGACGAAGTATATTTTATCACGGAAAGCAAAGATTCGGATGAATGCGGAAACGTAGCTTTGTTAATCAAGGTAGAAAATGCAAGATTGTGGAGTGCGGAGAATCCGTACCTGTATCGATATCGCATTACCGCCGGGGCAGATGTCAGCACAGGAACCTTTGGAATCCGTGAACTTAGCTGGGATGCAGAGAAAGGTTTCTGCATAAACGGCGTAAGAACGATTCTTAAGGGAGCCTGCATTCATCATGATAACGGTCTTCTCGGAGCCTGCTGTTATCCGGATGCCGAGGAACGTAAAGTAAGACTTTTGAAAGAGACCGGATATAATGCGATCAGGTCTGCACATAATCCCTGTTCCAAAGCATTGCTGGATGCCTGTGACAGACTGGGAATGCTGGTGCTGGATGAATATACTGACATGTGGTATATCCATAAAACACGTTATGACTATGCGTTGTATATGGAAAACCAGTGGGAAAAAGATCTGCTGGACATGGTGAACAAAGACTATAACCACCCCTGTGTTGTGATGTATTCCACCGGAAACGAAGTGGCGGAAACGGCACAGGAAAAAGGGATAGAGCTGACGAAGGATATGACAGCCTATCTGCACCGCCTGGATCGTACGAGGCCGGTAACCTGCGGTGTCAATATTTTCTTCAATTTGCTGAGTTCTATGGGATTTGGTGTGTACAGTGATAAAAAAGCAGAAGACACATCTCCCAAAAAGAAAGCGGTAGGCAGTGAATTCTATAACCGTCTGGCAGGAATGGTGGGAGATACCTTCATGAAAATGGGGGCGTGTCTGCACGGCTGTGACGTAAAGACAAGAGATGCCTATGAAAATATGGATATTGCGGGATATAATTACGGGATTTTGCGATATCGGCATGATTTGAAAAAATATCCGAAAAGACTGATTTTGGGAACGGAAACATTTTGCAGGGACGCTGCGAAGTTTTATGAAATTGCGGAAAAACATCCAAGAATACTGGGAGATTTCGTATGGGCCGGAATGGATTACATCGGCGAGACCGGAGTCGGAGCCTGGGAATATGAGGATTATGCACCGAAGAATGCACCGAAAAGCCATTGGCTTACAGCGGGAAGCGGAAGAATCGATATCACCGGAAAGCCTTTGGGAGAAGCATTGTATACAAAGGTGGTGTATGAACAGGAAAAAGGACCGTTTTTGGCAGTGCGGCCGGTATACCAGACTGGAAAGCATTCTCCTTCCGCCTGGAAGATGACGGATGCCATGGAATCCTGGTCCTTCCGCGGATGCGAAGGGAAACGTGCGGAAGTGGAAGTATACACGAGAGAGTCCGCGGCGGCATTGTTTTTAAATGGCAGGAAGATAGCAAAAAAGAAAAGGAAAAAGGATTGCAGGATCCGATTCACCGTTCCTTATGAAAACGGATGCCTGAAAGCTATTGTCTATGATGAGGCCGGAGAGGAAGCAGGCTGCTGCGAACTGATTACAGCCGGAGCAACTACCTGCCTGCTAATGATTCCGGAAAAGAGCACAGTAAGACCGGGGGAACTTCTCTATGTGAGACTGCGATACACAGATGAAAAGGGGATTTTAAAACCGATGGAACATCATCGTATGCAGATCTCGGTGACAGGAGGAAAACTCCTCGGATTTGGCAATGCCTGCCCTTGTAATCCCGAAGGATATCTTAACAGTTATGCGGATTCCTATTACGGAGAGGCACTTGCAATCATACAGGCGCAGCAGGCCGACACGATCGTCGCCAGAGCGAATGACGGAAGTCTGGAACAGGAAATACAGGTACCGGTCATATCGGGATAA